A portion of the Hoylesella buccalis ATCC 35310 genome contains these proteins:
- a CDS encoding glycosyltransferase family 2 protein — MSTDLVSVIIPCYNSGIYIKECVDSILQQTYQNFEILITDDGSTDISTIKLLQQIEQCDKRINVFFLDGNKGPAAARNNSIKHAKGRYIAFCDSDDKWLPNKLTDQIPLFDNKHVAIVYSDYEKMDAQGKRNNRIVHAPQSLTYAKYLKGNTIGNLTGIYDTQKVGKVMQKNIHHEDYVLWLDILRHGWTALNTNTVTAAYRIHSNSITANKLKLCTWQWYIYRHHEQLGLISSMYYYIHYAYRAFVKFLI, encoded by the coding sequence ATGAGCACCGATTTAGTTTCTGTCATCATCCCCTGTTATAACTCTGGTATTTACATAAAAGAGTGTGTAGATAGTATCTTACAACAAACGTATCAAAATTTTGAGATTTTGATTACAGATGATGGGTCTACTGATATATCAACAATTAAACTCTTACAACAAATAGAACAATGTGACAAACGTATCAACGTATTTTTTTTAGATGGAAACAAAGGTCCAGCTGCAGCACGCAATAACTCGATAAAACATGCTAAAGGACGATACATCGCCTTTTGTGACAGTGATGACAAATGGCTTCCCAACAAGCTAACCGATCAAATACCATTATTTGATAACAAACATGTAGCTATCGTATATTCTGATTATGAAAAAATGGATGCACAAGGCAAACGAAACAACAGGATTGTACATGCGCCTCAAAGCCTTACGTACGCCAAGTACCTTAAAGGGAACACAATAGGAAATCTTACAGGCATTTACGACACTCAAAAGGTGGGAAAAGTGATGCAGAAGAACATTCACCATGAAGACTATGTGTTATGGCTGGATATTTTAAGACATGGTTGGACAGCTCTCAATACAAATACTGTAACTGCTGCCTACCGCATACATTCTAATTCTATAACAGCCAATAAGTTAAAACTATGTACATGGCAATGGTATATATACAGACACCATGAACAATTAGGCTTAATTTCTTCAATGTATTATTATATACATTACGCATATAGAGCATTCGTTAAGTTTCTAATCTAA
- a CDS encoding chain-length determining protein: MTGNNENIKQIDFNKIIKQIKPYKKEYIVTLPIVFVLSCLLIICIPRYYTSTVKLAPELASLNSNSLSDLASSFGFDIGGSAKNGDAIFPELYPDVISSNDFIVNLFNIKVVTKEGNLKTTYFNYLSKYQKSAWWNKALYSLKSMFSKKEASVNKSQKVNPFMLTKKEDLVAKAISGKVKCSVDKKNYVISITVEDQDPLIAATIADTVRVHLQNFITAYRTKKAINDYNHIKQLVEDVKSKYEQKRRQYGAYSDANQDVVLESFRLKQNDLENEMQLYYNNYTALQNKLEVARAKVMEQTPAFTTLQNASVPLKPAGPKRMLFVLGMTFLAFVVITLYALRSMIFTEE, from the coding sequence ATGACAGGAAACAATGAAAATATAAAACAAATTGACTTTAACAAGATTATAAAACAGATAAAACCGTACAAAAAGGAGTACATCGTTACACTACCTATTGTCTTTGTTCTGTCTTGCTTGTTGATCATTTGTATTCCACGCTATTATACCTCAACTGTCAAACTTGCACCTGAATTAGCAAGCCTAAATTCTAACTCATTATCTGATCTCGCATCTTCATTCGGTTTTGATATAGGAGGCTCAGCGAAAAACGGAGATGCTATATTTCCTGAACTTTATCCAGACGTGATAAGCTCTAACGATTTTATTGTCAATCTCTTTAACATTAAAGTAGTTACCAAAGAAGGGAATCTCAAAACCACATATTTTAATTATTTGTCTAAATATCAAAAAAGTGCATGGTGGAACAAAGCTTTATATAGCTTAAAAAGCATGTTTTCAAAGAAAGAGGCATCTGTCAATAAATCACAGAAAGTAAATCCTTTCATGTTAACTAAAAAAGAAGATTTGGTAGCAAAAGCTATCTCGGGAAAAGTAAAATGTAGTGTTGACAAAAAAAATTATGTCATTTCCATAACAGTGGAAGACCAAGACCCACTAATTGCCGCTACTATTGCAGATACAGTAAGAGTGCATTTACAAAATTTCATCACAGCCTATCGAACAAAAAAAGCTATTAACGATTATAACCATATCAAACAATTAGTAGAAGACGTTAAAAGTAAGTATGAACAAAAGAGACGTCAATACGGAGCTTACTCTGATGCCAATCAAGATGTTGTATTAGAAAGTTTTCGCCTCAAACAAAACGATCTTGAAAACGAAATGCAATTATATTACAACAATTACACTGCATTGCAAAACAAATTAGAAGTTGCAAGAGCTAAAGTCATGGAACAAACACCAGCTTTCACAACGCTCCAAAATGCTTCTGTACCTCTCAAGCCAGCAGGACCTAAACGCATGCTCTTTGTTTTAGGAATGACGTTTTTAGCTTTTGTCGTTATCACATTGTACGCTTTGCGCAGCATGATATTCACCGAAGAATAA
- a CDS encoding LicD family protein: MDSQLNNSLLTLFKAFIAFCHEHHLTYYAAYGTALGAVRHQGMIPWDDDIDVWMPRKDYDKLLSLRSHLNGTNYEIIDIKDKGYYLYFAKFCDRNSTIIEREGEALMGLYLDIFPLDNYDNHKGKFLKRINWIYRILWLVYGRSYRTYSSIEIRTHLKKGEISFLPKLLFYNILKPFRGIAKMGIKKIQGVLLSIPETNRIWTYDVKSSLSVVFSKDWFGDGIILPFENLEITVPSNYDNVLKTYYGDYMTPPPATQRQSQHYRYFIDLDKRYSRKEIIDKMFGKRM; this comes from the coding sequence ATGGATTCTCAATTAAACAATAGCTTACTTACCCTTTTCAAGGCGTTTATAGCTTTTTGTCATGAACATCACCTTACTTATTATGCCGCATACGGTACGGCACTGGGAGCCGTAAGACATCAAGGTATGATACCTTGGGATGATGATATAGACGTATGGATGCCACGAAAGGATTACGATAAACTGTTATCTCTTAGAAGCCATTTAAATGGAACAAACTATGAAATAATAGATATTAAAGATAAGGGATATTACTTATACTTTGCCAAATTTTGCGACCGCAACTCTACTATCATAGAGCGTGAGGGCGAGGCATTAATGGGATTATATTTAGATATTTTCCCTTTGGATAATTACGATAACCATAAAGGAAAGTTTCTGAAAAGAATAAATTGGATATATAGGATACTGTGGCTTGTGTATGGGCGGAGTTACAGAACCTATTCTTCAATCGAGATACGCACACATCTTAAGAAAGGTGAAATTAGCTTTTTGCCAAAGTTGCTGTTTTACAACATTCTTAAACCGTTTAGGGGTATTGCCAAGATGGGTATTAAGAAGATACAAGGTGTTTTGCTTTCTATTCCAGAAACAAATAGGATATGGACTTATGACGTAAAAAGCAGTCTGAGTGTGGTATTTTCTAAAGACTGGTTCGGAGATGGAATAATATTACCTTTTGAGAATTTGGAAATAACTGTACCCTCAAACTATGACAACGTTTTGAAAACATATTATGGTGACTACATGACTCCTCCGCCAGCCACACAGCGCCAATCACAACACTACCGATATTTTATAGATTTAGACAAAAGATACTCTCGAAAGGAGATTATAGACAAGATGTTTGGCAAAAGAATGTAA
- a CDS encoding acyltransferase, whose product MKKTIIKVLDMIGQLLSHIPFAISFINASSVLNRIYTGYIRHKFKKIGNSVISYKPLFLYGCKNIEIGNNTTLEKDLQLTSWGGRIHIGNRCLIRRGAHISAANSIVIGDNLLTGTNILITDNSHGDTDNKTLNIPPVERPIFSKGHVKIGNNVWLGNNVCILSNVTIGDCVVIGANSVVTHNIPSYAIAAGIPARIIKINKTT is encoded by the coding sequence ATGAAAAAAACAATTATAAAAGTTTTAGATATGATAGGACAACTTCTATCACACATACCTTTTGCTATAAGTTTTATAAATGCATCATCCGTTCTCAACAGGATATACACAGGTTATATTAGACATAAATTCAAAAAAATAGGTAACTCAGTCATTTCTTATAAACCATTATTTTTATATGGTTGCAAAAATATAGAGATAGGAAATAATACGACACTCGAAAAAGACCTTCAACTAACATCATGGGGAGGAAGAATACATATAGGCAATAGATGTTTGATACGCAGAGGAGCCCACATTAGTGCTGCAAATAGTATCGTAATCGGAGATAATCTCTTAACTGGAACGAATATTTTAATTACAGACAATTCCCATGGAGACACGGATAATAAAACATTAAATATTCCTCCAGTAGAACGCCCCATTTTTAGTAAAGGACACGTTAAAATAGGTAATAATGTATGGCTGGGTAACAATGTATGCATACTGTCCAACGTTACAATTGGCGATTGTGTGGTAATTGGTGCCAATAGTGTGGTTACTCATAATATTCCAAGTTATGCAATAGCAGCAGGGATACCAGCGAGAATAATAAAAATAAATAAAACAACATAA
- a CDS encoding glycosyltransferase family 2 protein has protein sequence MNTDLISVIIPTYKPANYIYRCLESVARQDISKQRFEVIIVLNGCNEPYYTDIKLFLQQKFQGIKTLLLQTAVAGVSNARNIGLDNAQGEYITFIDDDDWVSHNYLKGLLEVANPDYIMISNVIQIEEKTQKQLPYYLHATYLNLKDINHVSKFKVRSFLSTACVKLIPKAIIENRRFNNQLSIGEDAFFMFLISDKINGFSFAKSDVIYYRVKRDNSATYTKRNFKQRLEIARKLISAYHHVYLPHISKYNPLLFISRIVATVMNLIGII, from the coding sequence ATGAACACCGATTTAATATCTGTCATCATACCCACCTACAAACCAGCCAACTATATTTACAGATGCTTGGAGAGTGTTGCCAGACAGGATATTAGCAAGCAAAGATTCGAGGTCATTATAGTTCTTAATGGTTGCAACGAACCTTATTACACTGACATAAAGTTATTTTTGCAGCAAAAGTTTCAGGGTATCAAAACCCTGCTTTTGCAAACTGCCGTTGCAGGCGTATCTAATGCTCGCAACATAGGCTTGGACAATGCACAGGGAGAATACATCACTTTTATTGATGACGACGATTGGGTGTCGCATAATTATCTAAAAGGACTATTAGAAGTAGCAAATCCCGACTATATAATGATTTCTAACGTAATACAAATAGAAGAGAAGACCCAAAAGCAACTACCCTACTATCTTCATGCTACTTATCTAAATTTAAAAGACATCAACCATGTATCAAAATTTAAGGTGCGTAGTTTTTTGTCTACAGCTTGTGTAAAGTTGATACCAAAAGCAATTATTGAAAACAGACGATTTAATAATCAGCTTTCAATTGGAGAAGACGCTTTCTTTATGTTTCTTATTTCAGATAAGATTAATGGATTCTCCTTTGCAAAATCAGACGTTATCTATTATAGAGTAAAGCGTGATAATTCTGCAACCTATACGAAAAGGAATTTCAAACAACGATTAGAAATCGCAAGGAAATTAATAAGCGCATACCACCACGTTTATCTTCCTCATATAAGTAAATATAATCCATTGCTTTTTATCTCGCGTATCGTAGCAACCGTTATGAATTTGATTGGGATAATTTAA
- a CDS encoding glycoside hydrolase family 99-like domain-containing protein, which yields MKARVIAYYLPQFHPIPENDKYWGKGFTEWTNVAKAKPLFKGHYQPRIPADLGFYDLRLPEVREQQAQMAREAGIEGFCYWHYWFGNGKRLLQRPFNEVLQSGKPDFPFCLAWANHSWKTSTWENGGKDRMIVEQRYLGEEDYTLHFQEVLPAFRDKRYITIEGKPLFAIFDPYNFRDVSNFIKTWQRLAKENGLKGIYFIAMSNSTSTLQRNADGTLKRVAPNLQSSERVYKDLLNLGFDGINSFGKSRAEMLYMGKYARIAKKLLHQYLPFLPTHRINYEKITQHFFAPEDSWQNVYPSIFPQWDRTPRAGNSEGVYVNATPTTFKKHVEDALNVIENKDMEHRILFLRAWNEWGEGNYVEPDLKYGHGFLDAIKETIV from the coding sequence ATGAAAGCGAGAGTAATCGCATACTATCTTCCACAGTTTCATCCCATTCCCGAAAATGACAAGTATTGGGGAAAGGGGTTCACCGAGTGGACGAATGTGGCAAAGGCGAAACCACTGTTTAAGGGGCATTATCAACCACGCATACCAGCAGATTTAGGTTTTTATGACCTACGCCTGCCAGAGGTGCGAGAGCAACAAGCGCAAATGGCTCGCGAAGCCGGCATAGAGGGCTTTTGCTATTGGCACTACTGGTTTGGCAACGGCAAGAGACTGCTGCAGCGTCCTTTCAACGAAGTGTTGCAAAGCGGAAAACCCGACTTCCCCTTTTGCCTGGCATGGGCAAACCATTCATGGAAAACGTCTACATGGGAGAATGGAGGAAAAGACCGCATGATTGTGGAGCAGCGTTATCTTGGTGAAGAAGATTACACCCTGCACTTTCAAGAAGTATTGCCCGCCTTTAGGGATAAACGCTATATAACCATTGAAGGCAAACCGCTGTTTGCCATTTTCGACCCCTATAACTTTCGCGATGTGTCTAACTTTATCAAGACATGGCAGCGTTTGGCCAAAGAGAATGGGTTGAAGGGCATTTACTTCATCGCCATGAGCAACTCTACATCAACGTTACAGCGCAATGCAGACGGCACTCTAAAGCGTGTTGCCCCTAATTTGCAGTCAAGTGAAAGGGTGTATAAGGATTTACTCAACTTAGGGTTCGATGGCATCAATTCGTTCGGGAAGTCGCGTGCTGAAATGCTCTACATGGGAAAATACGCGCGCATCGCCAAAAAGCTGCTGCATCAGTACTTACCATTCCTGCCCACGCATCGCATCAATTACGAGAAGATAACGCAACACTTCTTCGCCCCGGAGGACAGCTGGCAAAACGTATATCCCTCAATATTCCCCCAATGGGACAGAACACCGCGCGCGGGCAACAGCGAGGGGGTATATGTGAACGCCACTCCCACCACCTTTAAAAAGCACGTTGAAGACGCACTGAACGTCATTGAAAATAAAGACATGGAACATCGAATACTCTTTCTTCGAGCATGGAACGAATGGGGAGAAGGCAACTATGTTGAACCCGACCTTAAGTATGGGCATGGCTTTTTAGATGCCATCAAAGAAACTATTGTGTAA
- a CDS encoding EpsG family protein codes for MAYIVIVIYVICCFFALFEERIKQYRTAIYISLGFLLVLVAGLRPVGIDPDSLNYENTFLNYTSPNASDNVEYSYILFSQIINFFTNDVHVLFLFYALLGVGIKMYAFRKYSSTWFLFLALYISNYYIMHECMQIRTGVLSGLLLVALTKIGDGNRKVAAVILLIGFFFHYSALILLPILFLSNKEMNKKQRTKWLTLVFASYLIFIMGQSFFVNFGTNLPYIGNKLALYQKGTELGKISASTNVFGPIYLFGLFLYLYILYFYDTISKHNKYLPLLIKVFSLGFFFFASFSFLPVFGQRVSMLYKTVSIILFANIYYTIRPKWVAVSITAIIGLLYLNYSLPEIGLTLFWKV; via the coding sequence ATGGCTTATATTGTTATTGTCATATACGTGATATGTTGCTTTTTTGCTTTATTCGAAGAACGAATAAAGCAATATAGAACTGCTATTTATATAAGTTTAGGCTTTTTATTAGTACTTGTTGCTGGACTCAGACCTGTGGGTATAGATCCCGATTCTCTTAATTATGAAAATACATTTCTGAATTACACCTCTCCTAATGCTTCTGATAACGTAGAATACTCATACATCCTTTTTTCACAAATCATCAACTTTTTTACCAATGATGTTCATGTGCTATTTTTATTCTATGCGCTTTTAGGAGTAGGAATAAAAATGTATGCATTTAGAAAATACTCTTCCACTTGGTTTCTTTTTTTGGCTCTATATATAAGTAATTATTATATCATGCATGAGTGTATGCAAATACGAACTGGCGTATTATCAGGACTCCTACTTGTTGCACTTACGAAAATAGGAGATGGAAACAGAAAAGTAGCCGCTGTGATTTTGCTAATTGGTTTTTTCTTTCATTATTCAGCCCTTATTCTTCTTCCCATTTTATTCTTATCAAATAAAGAGATGAACAAGAAACAAAGAACGAAATGGCTTACCCTTGTTTTTGCCTCATACCTTATATTCATCATGGGGCAGTCTTTTTTTGTTAATTTTGGTACAAATTTGCCATATATAGGTAACAAATTGGCATTATACCAAAAGGGAACGGAATTAGGAAAGATATCAGCTTCAACAAATGTTTTTGGACCAATTTATTTGTTTGGATTATTTCTGTATTTATACATTTTATACTTTTACGATACTATTAGTAAGCACAACAAATATCTACCACTACTGATAAAAGTTTTTTCTTTAGGTTTCTTCTTTTTTGCTTCATTTTCATTCCTTCCTGTTTTTGGACAAAGGGTCAGTATGTTATATAAAACCGTTAGTATTATTTTATTTGCCAACATTTATTACACCATACGCCCAAAATGGGTTGCTGTTAGTATTACAGCCATAATCGGTTTGTTGTATTTAAACTATTCACTTCCAGAAATCGGACTTACTTTATTTTGGAAAGTATAA
- a CDS encoding SLBB domain-containing protein — translation MKKVILYILLLMLCPLTITAQSSMSDEQVLEFVMKENAAGTSQAQIVTKLMQRGVNIQQIRRIRDKYERQTKRKGLGNIADQTVDQTETRMRQANGNSKEARAKYNTIKEQKRDAKQVSTNRLQPQIQWQDQYDEDSEEFKLMQQELNYLTPTDSIKWLKQILKKQAEDKKKVFGRDIFNNKDLTFEPSMNIATPQSYRLGPGDAVFVDIYGASQKSIQSTVSPDGDINIEGFGPIQVSGLTIAQANQRLRAQLGARYSSSKVRLTLGQSRTITVNVMGEVRAPGTYTISAFASVFHALYMAGGTNDLGTLREIKIYRNNRLISQADVYDYILNGKMTGNVRLTDGDVIYVGPYNCLVNITGKVKRPMFYEMKSNESVGTLLKYAGGFTGDAYKKAVRLVRKTGREFAVFNVSEFDMNTFHIADGDSVSVDSIIQRYNNTVEIKGAVFRPGLYQLGNDINSVRTLVQHAEGLKEEAFTSRGVIHRMKEDRTLEVVAVDVAGIMNGTVADIPLKENDVLFIPTKREMMQQQTITIHGEVQYPGVYKYADNETLEDFVLQAGGLKETASTVKVDVARRIVNSKALTTDSLIAKTYTFALKDGFVIDGEPGFVLKPYDEVYVRKSPGYSTQKNVSVEGEVMFGGTYTMSKRNMRLTDLLQAAGGVTDLAYIKGARLERVPNAIERSRMETALKMQQEEMQRQLLQMAASSNNAGAIQQLGQNTSTAQLKKFEIPATFPVGIELDKAIADPSSDANIVLREGDRLILPQYTATVKINGAVMYPNTVAYKKGKKAKYYINAAGGFAQNARKSNAYIIYMNGMVGKVSEGAKVNPGCEIVVPTKLSRKMSIAETISLGSGITSIAAMIATIANMVK, via the coding sequence ATGAAAAAAGTCATTCTATATATTCTGCTACTCATGCTGTGCCCGCTGACCATCACGGCACAATCTTCCATGTCAGACGAACAGGTTCTTGAATTCGTCATGAAAGAGAATGCCGCAGGCACCTCACAGGCTCAAATTGTGACCAAGCTGATGCAGCGCGGCGTGAACATTCAACAAATCAGAAGAATAAGGGATAAATACGAACGACAGACCAAGCGCAAAGGACTGGGAAACATAGCCGACCAGACCGTAGACCAGACAGAAACACGCATGCGTCAGGCCAATGGCAATTCGAAAGAGGCAAGGGCGAAGTACAACACCATCAAGGAGCAAAAGAGAGACGCGAAGCAAGTTTCCACCAACAGACTGCAACCACAGATTCAGTGGCAGGACCAATATGATGAAGACAGCGAAGAGTTTAAGCTGATGCAACAAGAACTGAACTACCTCACGCCAACCGACTCCATTAAATGGCTCAAGCAGATACTCAAGAAGCAAGCTGAGGACAAAAAGAAAGTTTTCGGCAGGGACATCTTCAACAACAAGGATCTGACCTTTGAACCCAGCATGAACATCGCCACGCCGCAAAGCTATCGACTGGGACCGGGCGACGCCGTGTTTGTTGATATCTATGGCGCGTCACAAAAGTCCATCCAGTCGACGGTATCACCCGACGGTGACATCAATATCGAAGGCTTTGGCCCCATACAGGTGAGCGGCTTGACCATTGCACAAGCCAATCAACGACTACGAGCGCAATTGGGCGCACGATACAGCAGCAGCAAAGTACGCCTCACCCTGGGACAGAGCCGAACCATCACCGTCAACGTGATGGGCGAAGTGCGGGCACCTGGCACTTATACCATTTCTGCTTTCGCATCTGTTTTCCATGCCCTGTACATGGCTGGAGGAACCAACGACTTGGGAACGCTGCGCGAAATCAAGATTTATCGCAACAACCGCCTCATCTCTCAAGCCGATGTTTACGACTATATTCTTAACGGCAAGATGACAGGCAACGTGCGCCTGACAGATGGCGACGTAATTTATGTGGGACCGTACAACTGCCTGGTGAACATCACAGGTAAGGTGAAACGCCCCATGTTCTACGAGATGAAGAGCAATGAGAGCGTGGGTACACTGCTGAAATACGCAGGAGGCTTCACGGGCGACGCATACAAAAAGGCGGTACGCTTGGTGCGTAAGACCGGTCGTGAATTTGCGGTATTCAATGTTTCCGAATTCGACATGAACACCTTTCACATTGCCGACGGCGACTCGGTTTCGGTCGACTCGATTATCCAACGCTATAACAATACGGTAGAAATCAAAGGAGCCGTATTCCGTCCGGGCTTGTACCAACTGGGCAACGACATCAACAGCGTGCGCACCTTGGTACAACATGCCGAAGGATTGAAGGAAGAAGCCTTCACCTCCCGTGGTGTCATTCATCGCATGAAGGAAGATCGCACCCTGGAAGTGGTGGCGGTTGACGTGGCGGGCATCATGAACGGCACTGTGGCCGACATTCCCTTGAAGGAGAACGACGTGCTCTTCATCCCCACGAAACGTGAGATGATGCAGCAGCAAACCATCACCATCCATGGTGAGGTACAATATCCCGGCGTGTACAAATATGCAGACAACGAGACCTTGGAGGACTTCGTGTTGCAAGCGGGCGGACTTAAAGAAACTGCATCTACCGTAAAAGTGGATGTGGCACGTCGCATCGTCAACTCCAAAGCCCTCACCACCGACTCACTCATCGCGAAGACATATACCTTTGCCTTGAAAGACGGCTTTGTGATTGACGGCGAACCCGGCTTTGTGCTTAAACCCTACGACGAAGTGTATGTACGCAAGAGTCCAGGTTACAGCACTCAGAAGAATGTAAGCGTAGAGGGCGAGGTAATGTTTGGTGGCACCTACACCATGTCCAAGCGCAACATGCGGCTCACCGACCTACTGCAAGCTGCTGGTGGCGTGACCGACTTAGCATACATCAAGGGCGCACGGTTGGAGCGCGTACCCAATGCTATAGAAAGGTCAAGAATGGAGACTGCCCTGAAGATGCAGCAAGAAGAGATGCAACGCCAACTGTTGCAGATGGCTGCCAGCAGCAACAACGCTGGCGCCATACAGCAGTTGGGACAAAATACGTCGACTGCCCAATTGAAGAAATTTGAGATTCCCGCCACATTTCCCGTAGGTATCGAACTGGATAAAGCCATCGCCGATCCCAGTAGCGACGCGAACATTGTGTTGCGTGAAGGCGACCGCCTCATCCTGCCACAATACACCGCTACCGTCAAGATTAACGGAGCCGTGATGTATCCCAACACCGTGGCCTACAAAAAAGGAAAGAAAGCCAAGTATTACATCAATGCTGCCGGTGGATTTGCACAAAACGCTCGTAAGAGCAACGCCTACATCATCTACATGAACGGCATGGTAGGTAAAGTTAGCGAGGGTGCCAAAGTTAATCCTGGCTGCGAGATAGTGGTGCCCACCAAGCTGTCGCGCAAGATGAGCATCGCCGAGACCATAAGCTTAGGCAGCGGCATCACCAGCATCGCCGCCATGATAGCCACGATAGCGAATATGGTGAAATAA
- a CDS encoding lipopolysaccharide biosynthesis protein, protein MKMDCLMSNQTKTKRIAYNSIILFIRMLIISLINLYAIRWVLKSLGVVDYGIFNAVAGIVLLGASVSGVLAMTTQRFYSFALGEKKEDKVAKIFSVSLNLVLILSVLIIVVLELVGPHFISTQMTIPTHRLNTALWVFHFSILSFVLSFAQIPFMGLVYAQEDMWIYALISMIECVLKLLLAIFVGKMMADHLQMYGIGLSAITFLSLLQYLFFSLKRYKNCRYVLVKEKNIYREFAVFSGWTLFGTIAGAAVIQGSAILLNTFFSPRVNSDYAIANQIYNALNMLVATVFIAFRPVMIKSYAEGNIPYLNKIFSLSNKVIYYMLLLVAIPVFFEMNTLLTFWLGQQAVTPNTVLFARLYLVYTVCMSLHNPITAIVHATGNIKQYCIIVESTMLLCLPLSWISYKMGAAPYMLFIALTILSIVGHALRLWVLKTVYHAFELSSYLCSFLIPACFITTGSYVAALCVHQTVEQPFLRLCLVSLGSFIVVSLLLYSFGLNNEEKQHLAHLILKYKSK, encoded by the coding sequence ATGAAGATGGATTGTTTGATGAGCAACCAGACAAAGACTAAAAGAATAGCGTACAACAGCATTATTCTTTTTATTCGTATGCTCATCATCTCTCTCATTAATCTTTACGCTATAAGGTGGGTTTTGAAAAGTTTGGGGGTTGTAGACTATGGCATATTCAATGCTGTGGCAGGCATTGTTCTTTTAGGAGCAAGTGTTAGTGGGGTGTTAGCCATGACCACACAGAGGTTTTACTCGTTCGCATTGGGTGAGAAAAAAGAGGATAAGGTTGCTAAAATATTTTCTGTTTCGTTAAACCTTGTGCTGATTCTTTCCGTCCTCATCATTGTTGTTTTAGAACTTGTGGGACCTCATTTCATCTCCACGCAAATGACCATACCTACACATCGGCTAAATACTGCCTTGTGGGTTTTTCATTTTTCTATTCTCTCCTTTGTACTCAGTTTTGCGCAGATTCCTTTCATGGGTTTAGTGTATGCCCAAGAAGATATGTGGATTTATGCGCTTATATCCATGATAGAATGCGTGTTAAAACTGCTTCTTGCCATATTTGTAGGAAAAATGATGGCTGACCATTTACAGATGTATGGCATCGGCTTGTCTGCCATTACCTTTCTCTCGCTACTTCAATATCTTTTCTTCTCCCTCAAAAGATATAAAAACTGTCGCTATGTGCTTGTAAAAGAAAAAAACATCTACCGTGAGTTCGCTGTTTTCTCGGGCTGGACACTCTTTGGTACCATAGCAGGCGCAGCGGTTATACAAGGTAGTGCAATATTACTCAACACGTTCTTCTCTCCTCGCGTCAACTCCGATTATGCCATAGCCAACCAAATATATAATGCGTTGAACATGTTGGTTGCTACGGTGTTTATAGCTTTTCGCCCCGTCATGATAAAATCGTATGCGGAAGGTAACATACCATACTTAAATAAGATATTTTCATTAAGCAATAAGGTTATTTACTACATGTTATTACTTGTAGCCATACCTGTATTTTTTGAAATGAACACATTACTGACCTTTTGGTTAGGACAACAAGCCGTAACCCCGAACACAGTACTCTTCGCACGGCTTTATCTTGTTTATACGGTATGTATGTCTCTTCATAATCCCATTACGGCTATTGTGCATGCAACAGGAAATATTAAGCAATATTGCATCATCGTAGAAAGCACAATGTTATTATGCTTACCCCTATCATGGATATCTTATAAAATGGGTGCAGCTCCATACATGCTTTTCATAGCATTAACTATCCTTAGCATCGTTGGTCATGCTTTGCGTTTATGGGTTCTTAAAACAGTATACCACGCATTTGAGCTATCATCCTATTTGTGTTCGTTTCTCATTCCCGCTTGTTTCATTACAACAGGAAGTTATGTAGCAGCTTTATGCGTTCATCAAACAGTCGAACAGCCTTTTCTTAGATTATGCCTTGTCAGCTTAGGCTCTTTTATAGTTGTCAGTTTGCTGTTGTATTCTTTCGGATTAAACAATGAGGAGAAGCAACATCTTGCTCATCTGATTCTTAAGTATAAATCAAAATAG